The Microbacterium trichothecenolyticum sequence TGCAGCACCCGTCGCGCGATGCGGTTACCGATGAACTGAGCGAGCTGAACCAGCACGATGAGGGTGATCACGACCAGCAGAACCGTGATCCAATCGAACCGCGCGTAGCCGAACTTCAGGGCGAGATCGCCCAGACCCCCGCCGCCCACGACACCCGCGACGGCGGTGGCGTCCACCAGCGCGACCAGGATGTAGGTCAAGCCGAGCGTCAACGGGCCGAGCGCCTCCGGGATCACGATCGTGAACAGCACCCTGGCCGGACTGGCGCCCATCGCTGCCCCCGCTTCGATGGCCCCGGGATCGACGGACACGAGATTCGACTCGGCGACCCGTGCGATCGCCACGCTCGCCACGAGAACCAGCGGCAGCGTCGCCGGGAGGGGGCCGATTCCCGTACCGAAGACGAACCGTGTCAGGGGAATGAGCGAGATCGCGACGATGAGGAACGGAATGGGGCGGATGATGTTGATCGCACCGTTCAGGACGGCGAACACCACGCGATTCTCCAGCAGATTGCCGGGGCGGCTGGCATAGAGCAGGAGCCCGAGGAGAACCCCGAGCACGGAGGCGGCGAGGAACGCGACCGAGACCATCAGCCCCGTCTCTGCCAATGCCGTGAGGAAGCGGGGGAGGAAAGCGTCGAAGCTGAATTCACGCATGGATTGCCTCCGGGGTGGGGGCGGACGGGATTTCGGTGACGGAGGTGATCGCCTTCAGATCGGCGACCGCGGCGGCCACGTCGGCGTCAGCGCCGACGAGTTCGACGGTGAGAGTTCCGAACGCGCGGCCTTGGAGCTCGTCGACGCCGCCGAAGACGACATTCACGTCGACATTGCGGACCCGCGAGATGCGCGAGAGGAAGGCGTCGCCGTGCTCGGTCACACGAACGTGCAGCAGGCGGCCCGGGTGCAGGGCCCGGATGCGTTCGAGGACCTCCGGCGTCGGGAGGTGTCGAAGCACCGAGGCCACGAAGCGCTGCGAAGTGGGGTTCTGCGGCGCGGAGAAGACGTCGTACACGCTGCCGGTCTCGACCACGCGCCCGCTGTCCATCACGGCGACGCGGTGGGCGATCTCGCGCACGACGTCGATCTCGTGCGTGACGAGAGCGATGGTGACCCCGCGTTCGCGATTGGTCCGGCGCAGCAATTCGAGGACTTCCCCGGTGGTCTCGGGATCGAGTGCACTCGTCGCCT is a genomic window containing:
- a CDS encoding methionine ABC transporter ATP-binding protein, with amino-acid sequence MSAAIVFENVSKSFDIEGRRVEALHGVDLAIESGEIFGIVGYSGAGKSTLLRTVNALERPTSGRVVVDGKVISDLTGRDLYAARQGIGMIFQQFNLLRSRNVYKNIAYPMRLAGWSQDRILDRVEELLDFVGLADKALAYPSQLSGGQKQRVGIARALATDPGILISDEATSALDPETTGEVLELLRRTNRERGVTIALVTHEIDVVREIAHRVAVMDSGRVVETGSVYDVFSAPQNPTSQRFVASVLRHLPTPEVLERIRALHPGRLLHVRVTEHGDAFLSRISRVRNVDVNVVFGGVDELQGRAFGTLTVELVGADADVAAAVADLKAITSVTEIPSAPTPEAIHA
- a CDS encoding methionine ABC transporter permease yields the protein MREFSFDAFLPRFLTALAETGLMVSVAFLAASVLGVLLGLLLYASRPGNLLENRVVFAVLNGAINIIRPIPFLIVAISLIPLTRFVFGTGIGPLPATLPLVLVASVAIARVAESNLVSVDPGAIEAGAAMGASPARVLFTIVIPEALGPLTLGLTYILVALVDATAVAGVVGGGGLGDLALKFGYARFDWITVLLVVITLIVLVQLAQFIGNRIARRVLH